The following are encoded in a window of Primulina eburnea isolate SZY01 chromosome 4, ASM2296580v1, whole genome shotgun sequence genomic DNA:
- the LOC140828824 gene encoding probable transcriptional regulator SLK3 isoform X2 encodes MAFRGFDSQADKTFSPLDQGGPGRKRQQMENSTASTNLSRPELHACLESLPVRIKREAGTPVQMLKKPRIDVNRENIPHQQTVQELLFCNPQLEEMMDQQREQNQQHRLILPSVQHRRGVQMQVLEQQMRNMQQDLGNKVSFGTLIDSSLCSRRLMQYLYHLRNRPRDNNIVYWKKFVSEYYAPDSCKRWCFSTYSDDKRHAAGVFYPKPMEHWCCDICNSRSGKGLEAVFEALPRLFKTKFDSGVLDEILFLDLPRAYFKVPSGLLVLEYRKATQESIYENFRVVHEGKLQIIFRWDLKILSWEFCVQNHEEYLLRSLVAPQVDQLACSAEKYQNDIQNGVSMSVSSEDFHANCDRFVVAGHQLARSMDLSVVNCLGYPKTFTRLLQIAEVLNSMKDLMAFSTERKMGPIESLNTYVQSCKTMDQLEKQGMKLFSGPQNQPIGHEHHANEYGCRVTYNELVSGPEKSTLDLADCNHRLFRRNASIASMRRKGVDSYFADPSIRSTCYDSLPLIPRLHTDLPSCNLPRSPSGLGKNYHQHLIDKMLQEMVASNKGRSLQYANEKINNETAPSWPSDKSAKNNRLHSTERSNAESDQTNLANASRKTIPRGSTADF; translated from the exons ATGGCTTTTCGAGGCTTTGATTCCCAAG CAGATAAAACATTTTCTCCCTTAGATCAAGGTGGACCAGGGAGAAAGAGGCAGCAAATGGAAAATTCAACAGCTTCTACAAATTTGTCTAGGCCAGAGTTACATGCTTGTCTAGAATCGCTTCCAGTTAGAATAAAGAGGGAAGCAGGCACTCCTGTACAAATGCTGAAAAAACCAAGAATTGATGTTAACCGAGAGAACATCCCACATCAGCAAACAGTTCAGGAATTATTGTTTTGCAACCCACAACTTGAAGAAATGATGGATCAGCAAAGGGAACAAAATCAGCAGCATCGACTAATTTTGCCTTCAGTTCAACATCGTAGGGGGGTTCAAATGCAGGTTCTGGAACAGCAGATGAGAAATATGCAGCAAGACCTGGGTAATAAAGTTTCTTTTGGAACTTTAATTGACAGCAGTCTTTGTTCTCGACGACTAATGCAGTATCTGTATCATCTACGGAATCGACCACGT GACAACAATATAGTTTATTGGAAGAAATTTGTATCAGAGTATTATGCCCCGGACTCATGTAAAAGATGGTGTTTCTCTACATATAGTGATGATAAGAGACATGCTGCGGGAGTTTTCTACCCAAAACCTATG gaGCATTGGTGTTGTGACATATGCAATTCGAGATCAGGAAAGGGACTTG AGGCGGTTTTTGAGGCATTGCCTAGActatttaaaacaaaatttgatAGTGGTGTACTTGATGAGATTCTGTTCCTGGATTTACCTCGGGCATATTTTAAAGTTCCCTCTGGATTACTGGTGCTGGAGTATAGGAAAGCCACTCAAGAGAGCATTTATGAAAATTTTCGTGTTGTTCACGAGGGTAAGCTGCAAATAATTTTCAGATGGGACTTGAAG ATATTGTCCTGGGAATTTTGTGTACAAAATCACGAGGAATACCTGCTTCGTAGTTTGGTTGCTCCTCAg GTTGATCAATTGGCTTGTTCAGCGGAGAAATATCAAAATGACATTCAGAATGGGGTATCTATGAGTGTCTCTTCCGAGGATTTCCATGCAAATTGTGATAG GTTTGTTGTGGCGGGGCATCAACTTGCGAGAAGTATGGATTTATCAGTGGTGAATTGCTTGGGATACCCCAAAACATTTACTAGGCTCTTACAG ATTGCTGAAGTTCTCAATTCCATGAAAGACCTCATGGCATTCAGCACCGAAAGAAAAATGGGACCAATTG AGAGTTTGAACACTTACGTTCAAAGCTGCAAAACAATGGATCAGTTGGAGAAACAAGGAATGAAACTGTTTTCAGGTCCTCAGAATCAACCAATTGGTCATGAACATCATGCGAATGAATATGGTTGTAGAGTGACATACAATGAATTAGTATCTGGCCCGGAAAAGTCGACTTTGGATTTGGCTGATTGTAACCATCGGTTATTCAGGAGAAATGCTTCTATCGCCTCCATGAGAAGGAAAGGGGTGGATTCCTACTTTGCTGATCCTTCCATTAGGTCCACATGTTATGATTCTCTACCTCTCATCCCTAGGCTACATACTGATCTACCTTCATGTAACTTGCCAAGATCACCTTCTGGACTTGGTAAAAACTATCATCAACATTTGATCGACAAAATGCTTCAGGAAATGGTAGCTTCCAACAAGGGAAGGAGCTTGCAATATGCAAATGAAAAGATAAATAACGAAACTGCCCCTTCATGGCCTTCAGATAAAAGCGCAAAAAACAACAGGCTTCATTCTACTGAAAGATCTAATGCGGAATCAGATCAGACGAATTTGGCTAATGCATCAAGAAAGACTATTCCTCGTGGCAGTACTGCAGACTTTTAG
- the LOC140828824 gene encoding probable transcriptional regulator SLK3 isoform X3 — protein sequence MAFRGFDSQDKTFSPLDQGGPGRKRQQMENSTASTNLSRPELHACLESLPVRIKREAGTPVQMLKKPRIDVNRENIPHQQTVQELLFCNPQLEEMMDQQREQNQQHRLILPSVQHRRGVQMQVLEQQMRNMQQDLGNKVSFGTLIDSSLCSRRLMQYLYHLRNRPRDNNIVYWKKFVSEYYAPDSCKRWCFSTYSDDKRHAAGVFYPKPMEHWCCDICNSRSGKGLEAVFEALPRLFKTKFDSGVLDEILFLDLPRAYFKVPSGLLVLEYRKATQESIYENFRVVHEGKLQIIFRWDLKILSWEFCVQNHEEYLLRSLVAPQVDQLACSAEKYQNDIQNGVSMSVSSEDFHANCDRFVVAGHQLARSMDLSVVNCLGYPKTFTRLLQIAEVLNSMKDLMAFSTERKMGPIESLNTYVQSCKTMDQLEKQGMKLFSGPQNQPIGHEHHANEYGCRVTYNELVSGPEKSTLDLADCNHRLFRRNASIASMRRKGVDSYFADPSIRSTCYDSLPLIPRLHTDLPSCNLPRSPSGLGKNYHQHLIDKMLQEMVASNKGRSLQYANEKINNETAPSWPSDKSAKNNRLHSTERSNAESDQTNLANASRKTIPRGSTADF from the exons ATGGCTTTTCGAGGCTTTGATTCCCAAG ATAAAACATTTTCTCCCTTAGATCAAGGTGGACCAGGGAGAAAGAGGCAGCAAATGGAAAATTCAACAGCTTCTACAAATTTGTCTAGGCCAGAGTTACATGCTTGTCTAGAATCGCTTCCAGTTAGAATAAAGAGGGAAGCAGGCACTCCTGTACAAATGCTGAAAAAACCAAGAATTGATGTTAACCGAGAGAACATCCCACATCAGCAAACAGTTCAGGAATTATTGTTTTGCAACCCACAACTTGAAGAAATGATGGATCAGCAAAGGGAACAAAATCAGCAGCATCGACTAATTTTGCCTTCAGTTCAACATCGTAGGGGGGTTCAAATGCAGGTTCTGGAACAGCAGATGAGAAATATGCAGCAAGACCTGGGTAATAAAGTTTCTTTTGGAACTTTAATTGACAGCAGTCTTTGTTCTCGACGACTAATGCAGTATCTGTATCATCTACGGAATCGACCACGT GACAACAATATAGTTTATTGGAAGAAATTTGTATCAGAGTATTATGCCCCGGACTCATGTAAAAGATGGTGTTTCTCTACATATAGTGATGATAAGAGACATGCTGCGGGAGTTTTCTACCCAAAACCTATG gaGCATTGGTGTTGTGACATATGCAATTCGAGATCAGGAAAGGGACTTG AGGCGGTTTTTGAGGCATTGCCTAGActatttaaaacaaaatttgatAGTGGTGTACTTGATGAGATTCTGTTCCTGGATTTACCTCGGGCATATTTTAAAGTTCCCTCTGGATTACTGGTGCTGGAGTATAGGAAAGCCACTCAAGAGAGCATTTATGAAAATTTTCGTGTTGTTCACGAGGGTAAGCTGCAAATAATTTTCAGATGGGACTTGAAG ATATTGTCCTGGGAATTTTGTGTACAAAATCACGAGGAATACCTGCTTCGTAGTTTGGTTGCTCCTCAg GTTGATCAATTGGCTTGTTCAGCGGAGAAATATCAAAATGACATTCAGAATGGGGTATCTATGAGTGTCTCTTCCGAGGATTTCCATGCAAATTGTGATAG GTTTGTTGTGGCGGGGCATCAACTTGCGAGAAGTATGGATTTATCAGTGGTGAATTGCTTGGGATACCCCAAAACATTTACTAGGCTCTTACAG ATTGCTGAAGTTCTCAATTCCATGAAAGACCTCATGGCATTCAGCACCGAAAGAAAAATGGGACCAATTG AGAGTTTGAACACTTACGTTCAAAGCTGCAAAACAATGGATCAGTTGGAGAAACAAGGAATGAAACTGTTTTCAGGTCCTCAGAATCAACCAATTGGTCATGAACATCATGCGAATGAATATGGTTGTAGAGTGACATACAATGAATTAGTATCTGGCCCGGAAAAGTCGACTTTGGATTTGGCTGATTGTAACCATCGGTTATTCAGGAGAAATGCTTCTATCGCCTCCATGAGAAGGAAAGGGGTGGATTCCTACTTTGCTGATCCTTCCATTAGGTCCACATGTTATGATTCTCTACCTCTCATCCCTAGGCTACATACTGATCTACCTTCATGTAACTTGCCAAGATCACCTTCTGGACTTGGTAAAAACTATCATCAACATTTGATCGACAAAATGCTTCAGGAAATGGTAGCTTCCAACAAGGGAAGGAGCTTGCAATATGCAAATGAAAAGATAAATAACGAAACTGCCCCTTCATGGCCTTCAGATAAAAGCGCAAAAAACAACAGGCTTCATTCTACTGAAAGATCTAATGCGGAATCAGATCAGACGAATTTGGCTAATGCATCAAGAAAGACTATTCCTCGTGGCAGTACTGCAGACTTTTAG
- the LOC140828824 gene encoding probable transcriptional regulator SLK3 isoform X1 codes for MAFRGFDSQGNKPMNVSSADKTFSPLDQGGPGRKRQQMENSTASTNLSRPELHACLESLPVRIKREAGTPVQMLKKPRIDVNRENIPHQQTVQELLFCNPQLEEMMDQQREQNQQHRLILPSVQHRRGVQMQVLEQQMRNMQQDLGNKVSFGTLIDSSLCSRRLMQYLYHLRNRPRDNNIVYWKKFVSEYYAPDSCKRWCFSTYSDDKRHAAGVFYPKPMEHWCCDICNSRSGKGLEAVFEALPRLFKTKFDSGVLDEILFLDLPRAYFKVPSGLLVLEYRKATQESIYENFRVVHEGKLQIIFRWDLKILSWEFCVQNHEEYLLRSLVAPQVDQLACSAEKYQNDIQNGVSMSVSSEDFHANCDRFVVAGHQLARSMDLSVVNCLGYPKTFTRLLQIAEVLNSMKDLMAFSTERKMGPIESLNTYVQSCKTMDQLEKQGMKLFSGPQNQPIGHEHHANEYGCRVTYNELVSGPEKSTLDLADCNHRLFRRNASIASMRRKGVDSYFADPSIRSTCYDSLPLIPRLHTDLPSCNLPRSPSGLGKNYHQHLIDKMLQEMVASNKGRSLQYANEKINNETAPSWPSDKSAKNNRLHSTERSNAESDQTNLANASRKTIPRGSTADF; via the exons ATGGCTTTTCGAGGCTTTGATTCCCAAG GCAACAAACCCATGAATGTTTCATCAGCAGATAAAACATTTTCTCCCTTAGATCAAGGTGGACCAGGGAGAAAGAGGCAGCAAATGGAAAATTCAACAGCTTCTACAAATTTGTCTAGGCCAGAGTTACATGCTTGTCTAGAATCGCTTCCAGTTAGAATAAAGAGGGAAGCAGGCACTCCTGTACAAATGCTGAAAAAACCAAGAATTGATGTTAACCGAGAGAACATCCCACATCAGCAAACAGTTCAGGAATTATTGTTTTGCAACCCACAACTTGAAGAAATGATGGATCAGCAAAGGGAACAAAATCAGCAGCATCGACTAATTTTGCCTTCAGTTCAACATCGTAGGGGGGTTCAAATGCAGGTTCTGGAACAGCAGATGAGAAATATGCAGCAAGACCTGGGTAATAAAGTTTCTTTTGGAACTTTAATTGACAGCAGTCTTTGTTCTCGACGACTAATGCAGTATCTGTATCATCTACGGAATCGACCACGT GACAACAATATAGTTTATTGGAAGAAATTTGTATCAGAGTATTATGCCCCGGACTCATGTAAAAGATGGTGTTTCTCTACATATAGTGATGATAAGAGACATGCTGCGGGAGTTTTCTACCCAAAACCTATG gaGCATTGGTGTTGTGACATATGCAATTCGAGATCAGGAAAGGGACTTG AGGCGGTTTTTGAGGCATTGCCTAGActatttaaaacaaaatttgatAGTGGTGTACTTGATGAGATTCTGTTCCTGGATTTACCTCGGGCATATTTTAAAGTTCCCTCTGGATTACTGGTGCTGGAGTATAGGAAAGCCACTCAAGAGAGCATTTATGAAAATTTTCGTGTTGTTCACGAGGGTAAGCTGCAAATAATTTTCAGATGGGACTTGAAG ATATTGTCCTGGGAATTTTGTGTACAAAATCACGAGGAATACCTGCTTCGTAGTTTGGTTGCTCCTCAg GTTGATCAATTGGCTTGTTCAGCGGAGAAATATCAAAATGACATTCAGAATGGGGTATCTATGAGTGTCTCTTCCGAGGATTTCCATGCAAATTGTGATAG GTTTGTTGTGGCGGGGCATCAACTTGCGAGAAGTATGGATTTATCAGTGGTGAATTGCTTGGGATACCCCAAAACATTTACTAGGCTCTTACAG ATTGCTGAAGTTCTCAATTCCATGAAAGACCTCATGGCATTCAGCACCGAAAGAAAAATGGGACCAATTG AGAGTTTGAACACTTACGTTCAAAGCTGCAAAACAATGGATCAGTTGGAGAAACAAGGAATGAAACTGTTTTCAGGTCCTCAGAATCAACCAATTGGTCATGAACATCATGCGAATGAATATGGTTGTAGAGTGACATACAATGAATTAGTATCTGGCCCGGAAAAGTCGACTTTGGATTTGGCTGATTGTAACCATCGGTTATTCAGGAGAAATGCTTCTATCGCCTCCATGAGAAGGAAAGGGGTGGATTCCTACTTTGCTGATCCTTCCATTAGGTCCACATGTTATGATTCTCTACCTCTCATCCCTAGGCTACATACTGATCTACCTTCATGTAACTTGCCAAGATCACCTTCTGGACTTGGTAAAAACTATCATCAACATTTGATCGACAAAATGCTTCAGGAAATGGTAGCTTCCAACAAGGGAAGGAGCTTGCAATATGCAAATGAAAAGATAAATAACGAAACTGCCCCTTCATGGCCTTCAGATAAAAGCGCAAAAAACAACAGGCTTCATTCTACTGAAAGATCTAATGCGGAATCAGATCAGACGAATTTGGCTAATGCATCAAGAAAGACTATTCCTCGTGGCAGTACTGCAGACTTTTAG
- the LOC140828826 gene encoding uncharacterized protein, producing the protein MATSSKITFGDNDDFESDDESEIERELAEVTFEELQRARSDGSEMVYRKPNAEKKGGRANKNRPMEMSSKKPVGRFREVVQVPKRVVCDPRFESLYGNLDVKGFKKRYNFLYENELPAEKEKLKIQMEKAKNPEVKTELKDHIAQIDKELKFAAKKCTENDILATHKQKEREAAKKGKQPYYLKKSEIQKQKLMEKYKELKESGKLEAFIERKRRKNAAKDRRYMPYRRPTGQEVE; encoded by the exons ATGGCAACTTCAAGTAAAATCACGTTCGGCGATAATGATGACTTTGAATCTGATGAT GAGAGTGAGATAGAGCGGGAACTTGCGGAGGTGACATTTGAGGAGTTGCAGAGAGCAAGGTCTGATGGGTCAGAGATGGTCTACAGGAAGCCCAATGCAGAGAAAAAGGGAGGTCGAGCAAATAAGAATAG GCCAATGGAGATGAGTAGCAAGAAGCCTGTTGGTAGATTCAGAGAAGTAGTTCAAGTTCCGAAGAGG GTGGTGTGTGACCCTCGTTTTGAGTCATTATATGGAAACCTGGATGTGAAAGG GTTCAAGAAGAGATATAACTTTCTCTATGAGAATGAACTTCCGGCTGAGAAAGAG AAACTGAAGATACAGATGGAGAAAGCAAAGAATCCAGAAGTTAAAACTGAACTAAAGGATCACATTGCTCAGATT GATAAAGAATTGAAGTTTGCTGCAAAAAAGTGTACCGAGAACGATATTTTGGCCACACACAAGCAGAAAGAGAGGGAAGCTGCAAAGAAAGGGAAACAACCTTACTATCTGAAAAAAT CTGAAATTCAGAAGCAAAAGCTGATGGAAAAATACAAGGAACTCAAG GAATCTGGCAAACTCGAGGCTTTTATCGAGAGAAAGAGGAGGAAAAATGCTGCGAAAGACCGTAGATATATGCCATATCGACGTCCCACCGGGCAAGAAGTTGAGTAG